TTTTCGCAGTCAATTGTGGGAAAAACTGACTGCCCCTGTGCTAGCCATGATGGTGATTCCGGAGAAGCCAGACATTTCACCAGCTTGGCTCTATCGAGCAATAAAAACCGCTTCAGGCTGTCAACTTACCTTTCAACCTGGAGAACCAACCACTAACCCTAAGTTTCCCTTGCTGCACAATCTTGCTGAACCGATTCGAGAGCTGGTAATTCGGCATCAGGGTTGTTTTGCGATCGCCTCGCGCTCAATTTATTTAGTTACCCATCCCCATCAGGTTCGTGGTAGTGATGATCAGCATTTGCTACTGCCGAGGCGACTGGTGCAACTGGATACAGACTTTCAGGCAGCGATCGACCCCCAAGGCCGTTGGATTGCTACAGTGTTATCCTACCCGCAGGCATCTCAGAGTTTCTTGACCGTTTGGCGATCGTCAAACTCCAGCCAATGGGAGCTAGATCGAATTCGGTTGACAAAGCCCATGACGTGTCAAGCAGCCCAACCATCTGGAGTGATTGCATTAGACTCGCGCCACGTTGCTGTTATTTCTACCATAGCTGCCCATCAAGGAACCCAAGCAAGTGATAGCACATTGATTGAAGTATTTACCCGTCGGGGAACAGAAGTTGGCAGTTGGCGCTTGCCCATTCCTACTCAGATGCCCGTTAGTAGTCACCGTCCTTACCGTTTAATTGCTGTTGATTGCACAGAACCTTACTCAGCCCTGTTGATTGATGTCAAGCCTCCACGGGTTTTACGGGTACGTCTAACGTTGCAGCCCGTACTGATAGCTGCCATGCCATGGGGCTATGTACTAGTGGATCACCAGGGGCAAATTTCCCTAATTGATGAAGATGGGCTGCAAGTTGGTCAAATTGCACCCCCAAAAGACATGATGACAGATGATGCTACTAGGGTGACGGCGATCGCCCCCCTGACTGTCTCCCAGATCTTGCTAGCCACATGGAGTGAACCTGAGCAAGCTGGTGTGCTCCACCATATCAATCTCCAGGACTTTAACCTCGACTTTTTGTTCTAGGGATTCACTCGTTGGACAGTAGACAGCTATGAGGATTGCTGATGAAGACGCTGTGCCGATCGTAGGATTTGACAAGCCAACATCGCTGCACCAAAGCCATTGTCAATATTAACGACACCCACGCCAGCAGCACAGGAATTGAGCATCGCCAACAGGGGAGTGATGCCGTTCAGATGAGCGCCGTAGCCGATACTTGTAGGCACAGCAACTACTGGGCAGTCTACTAGGCCAGCTACTACGCTAGGCAAAGCGCCCTCCATGCCTGCAACGACAATCAAGACATGGGCAGCGGCGATCGCTTGCCGATGGCTCAATAGCCGATGTAACCCAGCAACACCTACATCCCAAAATCGCTGCACTCGAAAACCACACAACTCGGCTGTAACGGCAGCTTCCTCTGCTACTGGCAGATCAGCAGTGCCCGCAGAAATTAGCCCGATCGTACCCGGATGAGTAGGGCCGAGGATAGGAGGCCGCAGCGCACAAATGCGAGCATTGGGATAATAGTCTAGATCTGGAATCTCCCCGCGAATATGATGATATACCGTTGGTTCAATACGAGTTGCCATAACTAAAGAGTTACGCTCTCGCATCGCTTTAATGATAGTGACCAACTGACTTGGGGTTTTGCCTATGCCCCAAATTACTTCTGGGAAACCAGTTCTTAGACTACGATGGTGATCTAGATTGGCTACGTTAGCGATCGGCTCAAAGTCGAAATACTTCAGCTTGTCTAGGGCAACTGCTGGGTCGATCGTGCCTGCTGCTACTGCATCTAAGAGGGTTTTCAGCGCTTCTGGTTGATTCATAGAGTAGTCGTCCTGCAACAAGAATAAACAGCAAAATGGCCATTGGAAAATGCCTGCCCTTTTCTCCAAGACTATTCTTGCCTCTTCACCACTATCCTATGGGCACCGTAAATGTAACTGTCTCTACTGGTCAAGTGTGGTTACAGTCAAAACCTGGGGTGGCGTAGCATCAGCCGGGTAGAGGAAGTCAACCTCAACCGATGTACGACTACCGGCTGGCATAGTTAAAATCAACAGCGGCTCTCCCTGTTGTCCGCGTTTTTGCACTAGGTGGAAAAATCGAGTCTCAGTGCCACCTCGCCCATCTGCAAATCGTAGCCGCACTGTGCCCCGGAAAAATACTCGCTCTTCTGGCGGGTCATAGAAAACTAAACCACCTTTGGTTTGGTCTTCCTTGAGGGGGGTTTGCACCGATATGGTGACTCGCTGGGTCTGGGGTGTGGGGTTATAGAGCGGTAATGTCAGGTTATATTCAACGCCGTAGTTGCCGTGGGCTTGATAGGCCGTATCTGGGTAACGCACAATCAGCGGTGCGGTTTGAATTTGCCCTGTACTGAGTCGTCCTCGGTAAAGGGTATTAAGTCCGTAGGAGAATGAATGACCACGTCGAGGAATGGAGAGATAGTTTACCGAGGGTTTGTCCGTAAGAATGGCTGTCCATTTGGATCCCAAAGATACACCCGCCACACGCCCGTAGGTAAAGCGATCAGCTGGCTCTGTAGACATACCTGTCTGCTGGCTCAGGGGTGTTGGCACTAAATCGCGGGGGGTTACTAAGTCACCATTGATGAGAAGTTGCTGCCAGTCTTCAAACGTAGGTGGACGCTCTGTGCCATCTGGGTTACGCGCTGCATATAACGCCAAGTTGGCAATGTATAGCGGGCCATCACTGGCAACTCGCATTAGGGTCGATCGTGCATTAGACGCAGGCAAATCATCGTTAAGCTTATCACCTACAGGAATAGGTAAGTTCATTAACAAGTGGCTCTGTCGAGGTGGGATTACAATCGTCGGTTGCCAAATCCCTTGTCGTCTGCCCCGCAAAATGTCATTGGCAACTCGGCTGCCCGGTCCTGCGTAAACACGGCCAATTGGATCCTCAACGTAGGGAGGCAGTGTAATGAATATGGCATCTGGACGTGTCAGATAACTAGCAGCCTGCAAGATATTCAGGGTCACAGGGCGATCGCTAGGGTTATAGAGCAAAATACCCTGAAACAAACTAGTGGGATCACCAGGTGCTCTCACCCTAGACACGTGATGGGTAAAAATATCAAACCGCCCTTGAAACGCATAGTTCAGGTGGGCATGTGGCGATCGCATTCCCTCTGGTGGAAACGTAGACAGCAAAATGCCTGATTGCTGAACGACCTCAGGGCTATTGCTGTTAAATACAGGAACATTGTCCAGTTGTCCTGGTAACCGACGCATCTCCTGTGGCTGCATGATTTCCTGAGGTGGTAACGCTCGCATGGCTGGCGGCAGCAAGTCTTGAGGTGTGATGACATCCGATGGCGGTGGTAACCGCATGGGCCTAGAAGGTGTTGGTCTTGCTTGCCCTACGCTAAACGACTGGGAAGTTAGCGGTTGTGCTGCCAGGGGAGGAGATGATGGAGTAGCCAGCGGAGAGACTAATACTTCAGGAACAAGAGCAAACAAAAACAACATGAGCAAACCGGATTAGAACTCGACAAGGGTGGATAAAACAGTGGTTTAGCCAAGAACAGGCTATGCTTTTTACCTGGCTACTTTAGTCCAAGAACCCTAACGATCAAAACCGCTGATAATCGGGATAATTCTTGCTAAAGTAATCCAGGTTAATGCCACCTACTTGAGGCACTTAATTTTGCCACGTTTTTGCAGCATTCGCGAGGCTGAATAGGTTCACGATTGCATTGATGAAGTTGAAAGGTTATCAGGACATGACGAGGATTCAAAGGCCACTGGATTTGCGACGGAGCACGATCGTCATTGGCAGCTTGCTAGCCAGCGTGATGTTCATTGGTCTTGCCAGAGCAGACTCACCCAACACTCCCCCTAGTAGCCGCTGTGATGGTTCAATGCAAGGCCAACTTTTAAACGGTCCTGGTGTGTGCGTATTCTCTAGCGGCAATCGATTTGAAGGACAATTTCGCAACGGTAAGCGCCATGGCCCCGGTACATTTATTTACCGAGACGGCACTCGTTGCCAAGGTCTCTTCGTCAACCAGCATTTATCCGGCCCCGGACGGTGTACGTTTCCAGATGGCAGCGTCTACGAGGGAGAGTTCTCAGATAGCCAGATTCAAGGTAAGGGTACCCTCACTTATCCAGATGGCAGCAGTTGCACTGGCTTTTTTCGCAACCAGACACTAGTTGGGCAAGGACGCTGTATCCTGGCCAATGGCAACGAATATAGCGGCAACTTTCGCAACGGAATTCGGTTTGGGCAAGGCACGTTTACCTACGCCAATGGCACGACATGTGAAGGGCAATTTGTCAACCAGTTATTGAACGGACAGGGGAGTTGCAGCTTTCCCAGCGGCAATCGCTACGTGGGAGAGTTTCGTAATGGCGTAAGCCATGGTAGAGGTGTGTTTATTTTTAGTGATGGTGCACGGCTAGAGGGAACATGGCAAGATGGCAAGTTTGTGCCACCACCCGCTAATAATAGCCCCACCAATAATAACCGACCTAGCCCTCGGAATGGCTCTCCGCCCCGCGATCGCTAGTGCACTACAGACGCTCAGCCACCTGCTTAAGGCGCTGGAGTTGAGCATTCATGTCCTGTTGTGTCCAGCCCGCAGCGATTATTTGAAACCCGATTCGCACTAATGGATTGGGAATTTCAAACTCAAAGCGGTTCAGGAGCAGAGTGCCTTTGTCTTGGGGTTGACATTCCCAACGATCGCGCCCTCGGAAGAAACCATCAAATCCCCATACAATCAACCCCGGTGCTCGTTCAACCACAACACTCTCCAAGGTTGGCTGTAACCAGGGAATTTGGATGACAAAGCGGCTTTTACTGCCAACATCAACAGACCAGTCCCCTACTGGATCGCAGCGCAAGAGTGGATTTAACCATCGGTGCATTAAGGCATGATCGGTCAAACAGCGCTCCACTGCGGTTGCTGACGTGTTAATTTGAATAGACTGCTCAAAAACGGTCACTGGCTTAAGCATGGCTGGATCAGGCATGGTCAATTCTTTCCTGAACTCCAGCCTACCTCGATTTGCCATTGCTGTTTTCTACAGTCGTGCACACTCTAGCGTTACTGTTATGAATGTTGGCATTATTGTCTTTCCTGGATCCAACTGCGATCGTGATGTTGCTTGGGTGTGGCAAGAGTTGCTCCAACAACCTACAAGGATGGTTTGGCACGGGGACGACGATTTATCAAATCTTGACCTAGTGGTTATCCCTGGAGGCTTTAGCTATGGAGACTACTTGCGATGCGGAGCGATCGCTCGCTTTTCTCCAGCTATGCAAGCTGTTCGTCACCATGTTGATCAGGGCAAGTGGGTGTTGGGAATCTGTAATGGCTTTCAAGTGTTAACGGAAGCAGGCTTGTTACCAGGAGCACTTGTGAAAAATCGAGATATGACGTTTATTTGCGATCGTGTCTACCTGCGCGTAGAAACCAACCACTTACCTTGGACGCGGGCCTATCAGACTGGTGAAGTTATCACACTTCCGATCGCCCACGGTGAAGGCAACTACTACGCTGATGTAGATACCCTGCAAGAATTAGAAACAAATCGACAGATTCTCTTTCGATATTGCAGCCCAACCGGAGAAATCCTGGATCGGGATAATCCCAATGGTTCTCTAAGAAACATTGCTGGTATCTGTAATCGCCATGGCAACGTCCTGGGTATG
This genomic interval from Cyanobacteriota bacterium contains the following:
- a CDS encoding DUF3370 domain-containing protein, which encodes MLFLFALVPEVLVSPLATPSSPPLAAQPLTSQSFSVGQARPTPSRPMRLPPPSDVITPQDLLPPAMRALPPQEIMQPQEMRRLPGQLDNVPVFNSNSPEVVQQSGILLSTFPPEGMRSPHAHLNYAFQGRFDIFTHHVSRVRAPGDPTSLFQGILLYNPSDRPVTLNILQAASYLTRPDAIFITLPPYVEDPIGRVYAGPGSRVANDILRGRRQGIWQPTIVIPPRQSHLLMNLPIPVGDKLNDDLPASNARSTLMRVASDGPLYIANLALYAARNPDGTERPPTFEDWQQLLINGDLVTPRDLVPTPLSQQTGMSTEPADRFTYGRVAGVSLGSKWTAILTDKPSVNYLSIPRRGHSFSYGLNTLYRGRLSTGQIQTAPLIVRYPDTAYQAHGNYGVEYNLTLPLYNPTPQTQRVTISVQTPLKEDQTKGGLVFYDPPEERVFFRGTVRLRFADGRGGTETRFFHLVQKRGQQGEPLLILTMPAGSRTSVEVDFLYPADATPPQVLTVTTLDQ
- a CDS encoding SRPBCC family protein; translation: MPDPAMLKPVTVFEQSIQINTSATAVERCLTDHALMHRWLNPLLRCDPVGDWSVDVGSKSRFVIQIPWLQPTLESVVVERAPGLIVWGFDGFFRGRDRWECQPQDKGTLLLNRFEFEIPNPLVRIGFQIIAAGWTQQDMNAQLQRLKQVAERL
- a CDS encoding membrane-binding protein, whose product is MTRIQRPLDLRRSTIVIGSLLASVMFIGLARADSPNTPPSSRCDGSMQGQLLNGPGVCVFSSGNRFEGQFRNGKRHGPGTFIYRDGTRCQGLFVNQHLSGPGRCTFPDGSVYEGEFSDSQIQGKGTLTYPDGSSCTGFFRNQTLVGQGRCILANGNEYSGNFRNGIRFGQGTFTYANGTTCEGQFVNQLLNGQGSCSFPSGNRYVGEFRNGVSHGRGVFIFSDGARLEGTWQDGKFVPPPANNSPTNNNRPSPRNGSPPRDR
- a CDS encoding serine/threonine protein kinase, which gives rise to MAHPSAKEAKRSKYRLLGLVGHGQFGQVYCATHRTTGHLVALKNLEHQRFPTHKFLRELRFLLSLQHRNIVTCEALEHTSTGRHLVMDYCEGGTLRSLMEREGCLSLAQGLKLMVDVLTGLSHAHQRGIIHCDIKPENILLAVQADGWSARISDFGIARLSQELKMEGGATGSPAYMAPERFYGQYSHSSDLYAVGIMLYEMLVGDRPFSGMPSDLMTAHLNQPVHIPEIVPAPLHPIITKSLQKLAARRYKSADEMLADLQRLLATDELIDSLEGVRLPLLPQGETIQIKFFRSQLWEKLTAPVLAMMVIPEKPDISPAWLYRAIKTASGCQLTFQPGEPTTNPKFPLLHNLAEPIRELVIRHQGCFAIASRSIYLVTHPHQVRGSDDQHLLLPRRLVQLDTDFQAAIDPQGRWIATVLSYPQASQSFLTVWRSSNSSQWELDRIRLTKPMTCQAAQPSGVIALDSRHVAVISTIAAHQGTQASDSTLIEVFTRRGTEVGSWRLPIPTQMPVSSHRPYRLIAVDCTEPYSALLIDVKPPRVLRVRLTLQPVLIAAMPWGYVLVDHQGQISLIDEDGLQVGQIAPPKDMMTDDATRVTAIAPLTVSQILLATWSEPEQAGVLHHINLQDFNLDFLF
- the purQ gene encoding phosphoribosylformylglycinamidine synthase subunit PurQ: MNVGIIVFPGSNCDRDVAWVWQELLQQPTRMVWHGDDDLSNLDLVVIPGGFSYGDYLRCGAIARFSPAMQAVRHHVDQGKWVLGICNGFQVLTEAGLLPGALVKNRDMTFICDRVYLRVETNHLPWTRAYQTGEVITLPIAHGEGNYYADVDTLQELETNRQILFRYCSPTGEILDRDNPNGSLRNIAGICNRHGNVLGM
- the larB gene encoding nickel pincer cofactor biosynthesis protein LarB; this encodes MNQPEALKTLLDAVAAGTIDPAVALDKLKYFDFEPIANVANLDHHRSLRTGFPEVIWGIGKTPSQLVTIIKAMRERNSLVMATRIEPTVYHHIRGEIPDLDYYPNARICALRPPILGPTHPGTIGLISAGTADLPVAEEAAVTAELCGFRVQRFWDVGVAGLHRLLSHRQAIAAAHVLIVVAGMEGALPSVVAGLVDCPVVAVPTSIGYGAHLNGITPLLAMLNSCAAGVGVVNIDNGFGAAMLACQILRSAQRLHQQSS